Sequence from the Ruminococcaceae bacterium KH2T8 genome:
AGTTCCGAAGTACGATCTGCCCGAGAAGGCTTTCGGTATCTTTGAGCACAGCATGACATACAGTAAGCCCGTAAAGCTCTTCAGAGGTTTTGACGACGTTTTCTATGTCCCTCATTCAAGACATACCGAGATCCATAAGGAGGATGTAGCAAAGCGTCCCGAATTAAGGATACTGTCCGAGTCTGACGAATGCGGCCTTTATGCAGTCGCCGACAGACACGGCAGACAGTTCTTCATCACGGGTCACTCGGAGTACGATCCGTACACACTGGATGATGAATATAAGAGAGACCTTGCCAAGGGACTGCCCATCAAGATGCCCCTTAATTACTATAAGGACGACGATCCCGAGAAGGGTCCCGTTTTGAGATGGAGATCTTCTGCGACGCTCCTTTTCAATAACTGGCTCAACTTCTATGTATATCAGGAGACGCCTTTCGACCTGTCGCTCCTCGAGCCTATCGATCACAGCAAGTCAGGTACTCTCGATACGGAGATAGGAAATGGCTGACAGTCGCATCATCGACAATGAGCTCGTAAACGCTCTTTGTCCCGAGCGCGACGAGAAAGGTCATAAGGGGACCTTCGGAACGGTCCTCATCTGTTCCGGTTCACGTTTCATGACCGGAGCCCAGACTCTTGCGACTGAGAGCGCGCTTCGAAGCGGCGCGGGCATGGTC
This genomic interval carries:
- a CDS encoding homoserine O-succinyltransferase — its product is MPIRIANNLPARTVLEKERVFVMEETRALNQEIRPIRIAILNLMPNKSVTETQLLRALSNTPLQVDVDLMRVASHVSTHTSEEHLLKYYETFAEMKERYYDGLIITGAPVEQIPFEEVDYWDELTEIMEWSKTHVYSTMHICWGAMAGLYYHYGVPKYDLPEKAFGIFEHSMTYSKPVKLFRGFDDVFYVPHSRHTEIHKEDVAKRPELRILSESDECGLYAVADRHGRQFFITGHSEYDPYTLDDEYKRDLAKGLPIKMPLNYYKDDDPEKGPVLRWRSSATLLFNNWLNFYVYQETPFDLSLLEPIDHSKSGTLDTEIGNG